From one Plasmodium yoelii strain 17X genome assembly, chromosome: 12 genomic stretch:
- a CDS encoding enoyl-acyl carrier reductase, which yields MYKKVILFLIISIFNYLKITCFTNTGYEKKTFPSLRMNKENYWKNKILRKNKNENNLRINVGSSQNDIIENIKNGSENGSVSGSESGSEICFIAGVGDSNGYGWGIAKELSKRNVKVIFGVWPPVYNIFIKNLESGKFDKDMIINNDNLKRMEILDVLPLDAGFDNYDDIDEDTKNNKRYNNLKNYSIEEVANLIYNKYGKISMLVHSLANGREVQKSLLDTSRDGYLDAISKSSYSLISLCKHFCKFMNPGGSIVSLTYQASQKVVPGYGGGMSSAKAALESDTRVLAYYLGRKYNIRINTISAGPLKSRAATAINKFNNNQKNNMNSSGENDKQNYSFIDYAIDYSEKYAPLKKKLLSTDVGSVASFLLSKESSAVTGQTIYVDNGLNIMFGPDDLFQASDS from the coding sequence atgtataaaaaggTAATACTTTTCTTAATTATCTCAATATTTAACTATCTGAAGATAACATGTTTCACTAACACTggatatgaaaaaaaaacatttccTTCCTTACGAAtgaataaagaaaattattggaaaaataaaattttaagaaaaaataaaaatgaaaataatttaagaaTAAATGTTGGAAGTAGCCAAAATGACATAATcgagaatataaaaaatggaagTGAAAATGGAAGCGTAAGTGGAAGCGAAAGTGGAAGCGAAATTTGTTTCATCGCCGGAGTGGGAGATTCAAATGGGTATGGTTGGGGTATAGCTAAAGAGCTTAGCAAAAGAAATGTAAAAGTAATTTTTGGAGTGTGGCCGCCTGtttataacatatttataaaaaatttagaatCTGGAAAATTTGACAAAGATATgataattaataatgataatttaaaacgAATGGAAATACTTGATGTTTTACCACTTGATGCTGGATTCGATAATTATGATGATATAGATGaagatacaaaaaataataaaagatataataatttaaaaaattatagtattgaAGAAGTAgctaatttaatttataataaatatggaaaaatatCAATGCTTGTGCATTCATTAGCTAATGGAAGAGAAGTACAAAAAAGTTTATTAGACACAAGTAGAGATGGATATTTAGATGCTATTAGTAAAAGTTCCTATTCTTTAATATCTTTATGTAAacatttttgtaaatttatgAATCCGGGAGGAAGTATTGTTTCATTAACATATCAAGCTAGCCAAAAAGTTGTGCCTGGATATGGTGGTGGTATGTCAAGTGCAAAAGCTGCATTAGAATCGGATACAAGAGTTTTAGCTTATTATTTAGGTcgaaaatataacataagaATTAATACTATTAGTGCAGGACCACTTAAATCTAGAGCAGCTACTgctattaataaatttaataataatcaaaaaaataatatgaacagTTCAGGtgaaaatgataaacaaaattattcatttattgATTATGCAATTGATTATTCAGAAAAATATGCAcccttaaaaaaaaaattactatctACTGATGTTGGATCTGTTGCTTCATTTCTTTTATCAAAAGAAAGTAGTGCAGTTACTGGACAAACAATATATGTGGATAATGGATTAAACATTATGTTTGGTCCTGATGATTTATTTCAAGCTTCGGACTCATAA